The proteins below come from a single Gimesia alba genomic window:
- a CDS encoding acetyl-CoA C-acetyltransferase has protein sequence MSHQEQKRVAVLSAARTPIGAFNGVFKDVSAVQLGTIVAQETLKRCGVNADQVDEVFLGQVFTAGCGMNPARQVAVHAGMPYHVPATTVNMVCGSGLKSVALGMQSILCGKARVVLAGGMESMSNAPYLLQGARTGFKMGDRKLVDSMIHDALWDAFYDCHMGITAENLAEKYEVVREEQDRYAVQSQQRCQAALQAGKFEDEVVGVSVPKRKGDPELVTVDEYPRKETSLETICCLRPSFKPDGTVTAANSSGINDGAAAFLIAEESFVEENKLKPLAWIRSFSNVGLDPQYMGMGPAHAIDDLLKSEQLTLADIDLLEVNEAFAAQSLAVGKALDWDEARVNVNGGAIALGHPLGASGARVAVTLLHEMQKRKSKRGIASLCIGGGMGIAMLFEAAEG, from the coding sequence ATGAGTCATCAGGAACAAAAACGGGTTGCCGTCTTGAGTGCCGCCAGAACACCCATTGGTGCTTTTAATGGCGTTTTCAAAGATGTTTCAGCCGTGCAGCTGGGCACAATTGTTGCCCAGGAAACACTCAAACGGTGTGGGGTGAACGCCGATCAGGTTGATGAGGTGTTTTTGGGACAGGTCTTTACGGCCGGTTGTGGGATGAATCCGGCGCGTCAGGTAGCCGTTCACGCCGGGATGCCGTATCACGTGCCGGCGACCACGGTCAATATGGTATGTGGCTCTGGCTTAAAATCGGTTGCACTCGGTATGCAGTCGATTCTATGTGGCAAGGCGCGAGTAGTGCTGGCAGGAGGCATGGAAAGCATGAGCAATGCACCCTATCTGCTGCAGGGGGCGCGGACCGGTTTCAAAATGGGAGACCGGAAGCTTGTCGATTCGATGATTCACGATGCGTTATGGGATGCCTTTTATGACTGTCATATGGGAATCACTGCAGAGAACCTGGCTGAGAAATATGAAGTCGTGCGTGAAGAACAGGATCGTTATGCGGTGCAAAGCCAGCAGCGCTGCCAGGCGGCGCTGCAAGCCGGGAAATTTGAAGATGAGGTCGTTGGCGTGAGTGTCCCCAAACGAAAAGGCGATCCGGAACTGGTTACCGTTGATGAATACCCGCGTAAAGAGACCAGCCTGGAAACGATTTGCTGTTTGCGTCCTTCTTTTAAACCGGATGGAACGGTGACTGCTGCGAATTCGTCGGGCATCAACGATGGGGCGGCGGCATTTTTGATTGCTGAGGAAAGTTTTGTTGAGGAAAACAAGCTCAAGCCGCTGGCCTGGATTCGATCTTTTTCGAACGTGGGTCTGGATCCACAGTACATGGGCATGGGCCCTGCACACGCGATTGACGACTTATTGAAATCCGAACAATTGACGTTAGCAGATATCGATTTGCTGGAAGTGAATGAAGCCTTCGCTGCCCAGTCACTGGCGGTCGGCAAGGCTCTGGACTGGGACGAAGCACGCGTGAATGTGAACGGAGGTGCGATTGCACTGGGGCATCCGTTAGGGGCCAGTGGTGCGCGGGTCGCTGTGACGTTACTGCACGAAATGCAGAAGCGGAAGTCCAAACGGGGGATTGCTTCACTCTGTATCGGCGGGGGTATGGGGATCGCGATGTTGTTTGAAGCAGCTGAAGGATAG
- a CDS encoding M20/M25/M40 family metallo-hydrolase has protein sequence MSVLNTNRTPNRFITGFCFLGLLGLAFSMSFLTPQVWGETSAKTAKAATNSASGQRMLDAIKYLASDELEGRGVDTRGINLAAEYIEKEFKAAGLNVQAVNESAFQKFTINTGSKLGPTNELQLVGPDGKTIPLEYDKDFRSCSFGGSGKFDAELVFCGYGIDAKDVKYSDYAGVDVKDKVVIIMRRTPQQGDKTSPFAGAHGISRYAALRYKVSTAFGKGAKAILFVNDHYSTEENKKEAKELEEDAVEELITATENWEKAKDGKRDEADRELKKALHSVQQTRKRLKEGNFDELMKFGYAGSGDGRSIPIAHISIEKCNELFKDAGKPTLQKLESQIDADLKPESFALPKWKAKGEISVKQIRTEIKNVIGVLEGKGPHADETIVIGAHYDHVGYGGEGSLAPGSTDVHNGADDNASGTVALIELARKLAARKTPLPRRLVFIAFTGEERGLIGSAHYVKNPLFDIKNTVAMLNMDMVGRLTDDKLTVFGTGTAPRWDKLVKETAKAYDLKLSLKPEGFGPSDHSSFYGKQIPVLHLFTGTHSDYHRPSDDWDKINIPGMERIIGFLEEIAIATAENPKRPEYVKIERPAATMRSGNRPYFGSIPDFGGEGPGYHISGASPGSPADKAGLKAGDAIIKMGKTKIGGLDDFDLALRMFSPGEEVDVTVMRDGKRVKLTVKLGKPK, from the coding sequence ATGTCTGTTTTGAATACCAATCGAACTCCGAATCGTTTTATTACTGGATTCTGTTTTCTGGGCTTACTCGGATTAGCCTTCAGCATGTCGTTTCTCACTCCCCAGGTCTGGGGCGAGACAAGCGCCAAGACAGCAAAAGCAGCAACAAATTCGGCCAGCGGACAGCGAATGCTGGATGCCATCAAATATCTGGCCTCAGATGAACTGGAAGGACGCGGCGTTGATACACGCGGCATCAATCTGGCCGCAGAGTATATTGAGAAAGAGTTCAAAGCAGCCGGCCTGAATGTACAAGCAGTCAATGAGAGTGCCTTCCAGAAGTTTACAATCAATACCGGCAGCAAACTGGGCCCCACGAATGAACTTCAGCTAGTTGGCCCCGATGGGAAAACGATCCCGCTGGAATATGACAAAGACTTTCGCTCCTGCTCGTTTGGAGGTTCTGGTAAGTTCGATGCGGAACTGGTCTTCTGTGGATATGGAATTGACGCGAAAGATGTGAAATACAGCGATTACGCCGGCGTCGATGTCAAAGACAAGGTGGTGATCATCATGCGCCGCACACCGCAACAGGGGGATAAAACCAGCCCTTTTGCCGGTGCACATGGGATCTCGCGATACGCCGCACTGCGATATAAAGTCAGCACGGCGTTTGGCAAAGGCGCCAAAGCCATTCTATTCGTTAACGATCACTATTCGACCGAAGAAAACAAAAAAGAAGCCAAAGAGCTTGAGGAAGACGCCGTAGAAGAGCTAATTACGGCCACTGAGAACTGGGAAAAAGCGAAAGACGGTAAACGGGACGAAGCTGACCGGGAACTGAAAAAAGCTTTGCACAGCGTACAGCAGACTCGCAAGCGTTTGAAAGAAGGCAATTTTGATGAGCTCATGAAATTCGGTTACGCCGGCAGCGGCGACGGACGTTCGATTCCCATCGCACACATTTCGATCGAGAAATGCAACGAGCTATTTAAAGATGCCGGCAAGCCAACATTGCAGAAACTCGAAAGCCAGATTGACGCTGACTTGAAACCGGAAAGCTTTGCTCTCCCAAAGTGGAAAGCCAAAGGGGAAATCTCGGTGAAACAAATTCGCACTGAAATCAAAAACGTCATCGGGGTGCTGGAAGGCAAAGGACCTCATGCAGACGAAACGATTGTGATTGGTGCGCATTATGATCATGTCGGCTATGGTGGCGAAGGTTCTCTCGCCCCTGGTTCGACCGACGTCCATAACGGGGCCGATGACAATGCTTCCGGTACGGTGGCACTGATAGAACTGGCACGCAAGCTGGCGGCCCGTAAAACACCACTCCCGCGGCGACTGGTCTTCATTGCATTTACCGGTGAAGAACGAGGATTGATCGGATCGGCGCATTATGTCAAAAACCCCCTGTTCGATATCAAGAACACAGTCGCCATGCTTAACATGGATATGGTAGGCCGCCTGACGGACGATAAATTGACGGTCTTCGGAACCGGCACCGCGCCCCGCTGGGACAAACTGGTAAAAGAAACCGCCAAAGCCTACGACCTGAAACTCTCGCTCAAGCCGGAAGGTTTCGGCCCCAGTGACCACAGCTCCTTTTACGGAAAACAGATTCCCGTATTACACCTGTTTACAGGCACCCACAGTGACTATCACCGCCCCTCTGATGACTGGGACAAAATCAATATTCCCGGCATGGAGCGGATCATCGGGTTCCTGGAAGAAATCGCAATCGCGACAGCCGAAAACCCCAAACGGCCTGAATACGTTAAAATTGAACGTCCCGCCGCGACCATGCGGTCTGGCAATCGCCCCTACTTTGGCAGTATCCCTGACTTTGGCGGCGAAGGCCCCGGTTATCACATTTCTGGTGCGTCCCCCGGAAGTCCGGCAGATAAAGCAGGCCTCAAAGCCGGTGATGCCATCATCAAAATGGGTAAGACCAAGATCGGCGGTCTGGATGATTTCGATCTCGCATTACGAATGTTTTCGCCCGGAGAAGAAGTCGACGTCACGGTGATGCGTGACGGAAAACGCGTGAAACTGACAGTCAAGCTGGGAAAACCTAAATAA
- a CDS encoding AMP-binding protein: MDLPADALRGCGLSSDEAQQLAERLKPISVQNDTEAWQALTAQVLTSDVPFAVHQLLYQRVFQQRLEQNIPAPAWFPGEQEQTHSHLAEWLRDLNLSSMDELQTWSVQNRDAFTQKLIDSLDISFQQQPQQIMDVSNDVEQVEWLSGAELNIVESCFREKSKETAILFQNGSDKLQRLSYQELKSLTAQVANGLTEAGIQLGDRVAVMSPMTVESVAIFLGIIAAGCVVVTIADSFSADEMRVRLEITKPRLIFMQDVISRNGKQLPLYTKLEADNSLPAIVLPEGESCQTPLRSGDRLWSEFLSENRELTYVARRPHDESTILFSSGTTGSPKGIPWDQTTPIKSAGDGYLHHDIHAGDVVCWPTNLGWMMGPWLVYASLINDATIALTDAVPTSRAFCEFVQNAQVTMLGLVPSIVSAWRAQDCVAGLDWSQIKVFSSTGECSNPDDMLWLMSRAGYRPVIEYCGGTETGGGYITGTVLKPGVPGLFACPAVGFDWLLLDESGQETTNGEVFFVPPVIGLSTRLINRDHHEVYFAEIPPGPRGQVLRRHGDQIESLADGYFRAHGRIDDAMNLGGIKVSSVQIEELLTQARGVREVAAIAVPPAGGGPSQLVIFVVLQADAEFDSDQIQTEMQQIIRSQLNPLFKIHAVSEIEQLPRTASNKVMRRKLRDLFQG, from the coding sequence ATGGACCTTCCTGCAGACGCGCTCAGGGGATGTGGGCTGTCTTCCGATGAAGCACAGCAACTGGCCGAGAGACTCAAACCGATTTCCGTTCAAAACGACACTGAAGCCTGGCAGGCTCTGACGGCGCAGGTGTTGACGTCCGATGTTCCGTTTGCCGTGCATCAGCTCCTGTATCAACGGGTTTTTCAACAACGACTCGAACAGAACATTCCTGCGCCGGCCTGGTTTCCGGGAGAACAAGAACAGACTCACTCACATCTGGCAGAGTGGCTCCGCGATTTGAATCTGAGCAGCATGGACGAATTGCAAACATGGTCTGTTCAGAACCGGGACGCATTTACACAGAAATTGATCGACTCGCTTGATATTTCATTTCAACAGCAGCCACAACAGATCATGGATGTGAGTAATGACGTCGAACAGGTAGAATGGTTGTCAGGAGCGGAGCTGAATATTGTAGAGAGCTGTTTCCGTGAAAAGTCGAAAGAGACTGCGATTCTGTTTCAGAATGGATCGGACAAGTTACAGCGACTTAGTTATCAGGAATTGAAGTCGCTCACCGCGCAGGTTGCGAATGGCTTGACCGAAGCTGGCATTCAGCTTGGGGATCGAGTCGCTGTCATGTCGCCGATGACCGTGGAATCAGTGGCGATCTTTCTGGGAATCATCGCTGCCGGTTGTGTGGTGGTGACGATTGCTGACAGCTTTTCGGCAGACGAAATGCGTGTTCGGCTTGAAATCACCAAGCCCCGTCTCATTTTCATGCAGGATGTGATTTCCCGGAATGGAAAACAACTGCCACTTTATACGAAGCTGGAAGCGGACAATTCTTTGCCGGCGATTGTACTTCCGGAAGGTGAGAGCTGTCAGACGCCATTACGTTCGGGGGATCGACTCTGGTCTGAGTTTCTTTCCGAAAATCGGGAATTAACGTATGTTGCCCGTCGGCCCCATGATGAGTCAACGATTCTCTTTTCCTCAGGTACGACGGGCAGTCCCAAAGGGATTCCCTGGGATCAGACGACGCCAATCAAATCGGCTGGTGACGGGTATCTGCATCATGATATTCACGCCGGTGATGTGGTCTGCTGGCCGACCAATCTGGGCTGGATGATGGGCCCCTGGCTCGTGTATGCCTCTTTGATCAATGACGCCACGATTGCACTGACGGACGCCGTTCCCACCAGTCGCGCCTTTTGCGAATTTGTTCAAAATGCCCAAGTCACGATGCTGGGGCTGGTACCTTCTATCGTCTCCGCCTGGCGGGCACAGGATTGTGTCGCCGGGTTGGACTGGTCACAGATCAAGGTTTTCAGTTCAACGGGCGAGTGTTCGAATCCTGATGACATGTTGTGGCTGATGTCGCGGGCCGGGTATCGACCGGTCATCGAATATTGCGGCGGCACTGAAACCGGGGGAGGCTATATTACGGGAACGGTTTTGAAACCGGGGGTGCCCGGTCTGTTTGCCTGTCCGGCGGTTGGCTTTGACTGGTTGCTGCTGGATGAATCGGGACAGGAAACCACGAACGGGGAAGTCTTTTTTGTACCTCCGGTGATCGGTCTGTCCACGCGGCTAATCAATCGCGATCACCACGAAGTCTATTTTGCGGAGATCCCTCCGGGACCTCGGGGGCAGGTGCTCCGGCGGCACGGCGATCAGATTGAATCGCTCGCCGACGGATATTTTCGGGCACACGGGCGAATTGATGATGCGATGAATTTAGGAGGCATCAAAGTCAGTTCTGTGCAGATTGAGGAGTTACTCACGCAGGCAAGGGGTGTCCGAGAGGTTGCTGCGATTGCCGTACCTCCCGCGGGAGGGGGGCCAAGTCAGCTGGTGATTTTTGTGGTGCTGCAGGCCGACGCCGAATTTGATTCGGATCAGATACAAACAGAGATGCAGCAGATTATTCGCAGCCAACTCAATCCGTTATTTAAAATTCATGCAGTCAGCGAGATTGAGCAACTCCCCCGTACCGCATCCAATAAAGTAATGCGTCGCAAGTTACGAGATTTATTTCAAGGTTAA